The following coding sequences are from one Bufo bufo chromosome 2, aBufBuf1.1, whole genome shotgun sequence window:
- the LOC120991284 gene encoding histone H1A-like: protein MAETAPAAAAPPPAEAAAKSKKQPRKSAAAGGAKKSKKPSGPSVSELLVTAVSASKERSGVSLAALKKALAAGGCDVEKNNSRIKVAIRALVTKGTLTQVKGSGASGSFKLNKKQQETKDKAAAKKKKPAAAKKPAATAAKKPAKSPKKPKKAPAKSPKKAKKPAVAKKAAKSPKKPKAAPKKLAKSPAKKAAKPKAAAKSPAKKAAKAKKSAAKK, encoded by the coding sequence ATGGCAGAGACCGCGCCAGCAGCCGCCGCTCCTCCTCCCGCCGAAGCGGCCGCCAAGTCCAAGAAGCAGCCGAGGAAATCCGCCGCGGCAGGGGGCGCCAAGAAAAGCAAGAAGCCGTCCGGTCCCAGCGTGTCCGAGCTCCTGGTCACAGCCGTGTCCGCCTCCAAGGAGCGCAGCGGGGTGTCTCTGGCCGCCCTGAAGAAGGCTCTGGCTGCCGGAGGATGCGATGTAGAGAAGAACAATAGCCGCATCAAGGTGGCCATCAGGGCTCTGGTCACCAAGGGGACCCTCACCCAGGTGAAGGGCAGCGGCGCCTCCGGCTCCTTCAAGCTCAACAagaagcagcaggagaccaaggaCAAGGCGGCGGCCAAGAAGAAGAAGCCGGCGGCGGCCAAGAAACCTGCAGCTACTGCGGCCAAGAAACCCGCTAAATCCCCGAAGAAGCCCAAGAAGGCTCCGGCCAAGAGCCCGAAAAAGGCTAAGAAACCAGCCGTGGCCAAGAAAGCAGCCAAGAGCCCCAAGAAGCCGAAGGCTGCCCCCAAGAAGCTGGCCAAGAGTCCGGCTAAGAAGGCGGCCAAACCCAAGGCTGCTGCCAAGAGTCCGGCTAAGAAAGCGGCGAAAGCCAAGAAGAGCGCGGCCAAGAAGTAA